From Pelmatolapia mariae isolate MD_Pm_ZW linkage group LG22, Pm_UMD_F_2, whole genome shotgun sequence, a single genomic window includes:
- the pdik1l gene encoding serine/threonine-protein kinase pdik1l, translating into MVSSQPKYELIQEVGRGSYGVVYEAVVKRTGAKVAVKKIRCHSPENVELALREFWALSSIQSQHPNVIHLEECILQRDQLAQRMNHGSSSPLYLELVETSLKGEITFDPCCAYYLWFVMDFCDGGDMNAYLLSRKPSRKTNTSFMLQLGSALAFLHRNQIIHRDLKPDNILISQACTPAGSSEPTLKVADFGLSKVCSTSGLNPEEPASVNKCFLSTACGTDFYMAPEVWEGHYTAKADIFALGVIIWAMVERITFVDVETQKELLGSYVQQGSEIVPLGEALLENPKMELLIPARKKSMNSHMKQLIREMLSANPQERPDAFELELRLVRIACRELDWDT; encoded by the exons ATGGTAAGCAGCCAGCCGAAGTACGAACTCATCCAGGAGGTGGGGCGTGGCAGTTACGGTGTGGTCTATGAGGCAGTAGTGAAGCGTACAGGGGCAAAGGTGGCGGTGAAGAAGATTCGCTGCCACTCTCCAGAAAATGTCGAACTGGCCCTTCGGGAATTCTGGGCCCTCAGCAGCATCCAAAGCCAGCACCCGAATGTCATCCACCTGGAGGAGTGTATCCTGCAGCGGGACCAGCTAGCCCAGAGGATGAACCACGGTTCCAGTTCACCGCTCTACCTTGAG CTCGTGGAGACGTCTTTGAAGGGCGAGATCACCTTTGACCCTTGCTGTGCCTACTATTTGTGGTTTGTTATGGACTTCTGCGACGGCGGCGACATGAATGCCTACTTGCTGTCTCGCAAACCTAGCCGCAAGACCAACACCAGCTTTATGCTGCAGCTGGGCAGCGCCCTGGCTTTCCTGCACCGTAACCAGATCATACACCGTGACCTCAAACCAGACAACATCCTCATCTCCCAGGCCTGCACGCCAGCCGGCTCGTCCGAGCCCACCCTCAAAGTGGCTGACTTTGGCCTGAGCAAGGTCTGCTCTACATCCGGGCTCAACCCCGAGGAGCCGGCCAGCGTCAACAAGTGCTTCCTGTCCACGGCTTGTGGGACGGACTTCTACATGGCCCCGGAGGTCTGGGAGGGCCACTACACAGCCAAGGCAGATATCTTCGCCCTGGGGGTGATTATCTGGGCTATGGTGGAGCGCATCACCTTTGTGGATGTGGAGACTCAGAAGGAGCTGCTGGGGAGCTACGTGCAGCAGGGCTCGGAGATTGTGCCGCTAGGAGAGGCCCTGTTAGAAAACCCAAAGATGGAGCTGCTGATCCCTGCCCGGAAAAAGAGCATGAACAGTCACATGAAGCAGCTGATCAGGGAGATGCTGTCGGCCAACCCTCAGGAGCGGCCCGATGCCTTTGAACTGGAGCTCAGACTGGTCCGTATCGCGTGCAGAGAGCTCGACTGGGACACGTGA